The Agromyces hippuratus genome has a window encoding:
- a CDS encoding SpvB/TcaC N-terminal domain-containing protein: protein MSAGRTAVKTVAVVAALALVATGAIAATGGFGGGAEPGEPLARESMLTPDELGDGTFDGLQYADPSDGLALIDAPEASSDGSARLSYPILVPQGRGMTPELSLDYTSATDSSWAGVGWDLGIGTVEVDTSFGVPYFDPAKESESYSLDGTMLVPNALGETWENRIADRQDFTRQVETEYEQIIRHGDGPKNYWWEVRDKMGGIRWYGAVPDAGGPMGGPLGVTDGSVDPGPNAGALDPDSVVVDDDGNIVKWLLSAQRDVGVNMFRYDYDLLTYRFDETDGVWVADAACVDDVDTLCARHTYLRSIFYTEAAEASDENHPVEGYHEEPPYEIRFVRMTERTNPSTNLPYGLRMDTTLDATGRYLDLLAEQLASVEVWHGDLEVDGGRVYDKLATRYDLGYATGPFGKTLLSTVTQGAGTAAAVTHTFEYFNEVQDGPDSYAGFATDPTWDTGDTGDADDIGDRAFLDENISGGALGGAESNSAEGHVYIGFNPAVPQKVGSFGASIQIGGGQTDGIEELIDLNGDGLPDKVWKQDGQATASSVWYRLNLGGPDGEQKFGEPIALTTLSGKGLSRDHEFQLQVSLEAHIIVTASFGVGGAVAWGDVYFTDANADGLPDLVHEGAVYFNRLTSGVPTFLAGSTGTPVPLADGGMAPEVNSTELDLLQQRLQEASPPIDTVRRWIAPFDGTVSVEGAAVLDPAESAETDDGVRVAIQLNEEQEFAETLAAAGDQAFDTPTSLDVQRGDRIYFRVGSLDNGAHDEVAWSPQVVYTAIDGAAVVDEGSVDPVPDDTTEIPLDVNGLSQTSYDAAADFTLAGRPNTRVVMPYDGTVRFTTTVVKSKATSDDLRLVLDRTDADPLDVIEVDIPDAAGTPEGGGAAVPIVDGVIPEDFVGTIEFQADVSVSGPVAADPDVAGDEPETDSLHTHLAVDSTIDLTAISWNPAIHYTAATDENGDPIEVQKTIEGVLTDTKRVELAPEIEQYPNRSTAQVSAPWAADETAGYDELRIEHAVLTPIVDELPSRDVVLTIKTRDGLEWKRSVALAASAEETVVDLTDPFGDDETIGLDDGEEYWFELSAREPALSDALSQEAITVTLGEDTASPDVVTPPVALTWTGRQGIFPLAYRGWGIAGYTASGALATTPVDEDAFVIDEDAQQATEPADGFDDLCTGSITECEAEPDIDPSYAYLPLLNPDSLGTEADPIDAPQWRGTRDNLAASADRMRSSRLASDTVTLGLDEGGAADGVTRISVTGPSLSLAFGFGPLGGSVGVGPSWSLVDYEDLNGDGYPDVITPEQVQYTSQRGILYKSVDGPSERRDLVNQDLTINASGGLDAGLVDIAANNKGKTNTTQGNAASKGGKAADSDPGLGAGFGLSIGGGLDLGFTNPNESGPSGGPLSADYGPPAEASEIPKGDGTAPMSQELADVNGDGLPDVVYTNPSGVFVRYNLGYDFADAALPLATGGFNTQESIGGHASAGFATPWGEFSGGLSFNWNYDMARFAWIDVNGDGIPDRLHKASAGGQPTVEFGTGSGLAPAVDFGDFARASGVGVADLGASPQVTYDRSQGIGGGVDFTVYAGPLCVVACYLVVNPGASYQNSVSFSEVTLEDIDGDGFVDSLASTDDHEVSVQRNTTGRTNLLSAVVNPLGGTVSLDYERYGNTVDHPDSTWALSRVEVDDGRTGDGVDVSVSAFDYENPRFDRLFRQSLGFSKVTERELDPSDVAQRITETEYLNDNVFVAGLQTSMTVRDGRNDTKLRAATLDWGIRDVQGVPGGFDPLAEADLVDVATAIPALSGTESLTWSFAPLVTDSEERYFAADGTTVGNETSVSFVYDGLGNVLEQLDEGELETDADDVLTVTDYSDCQISASEVELDGNGDYDSGVGCFGETPFYPMPTDEQASPIFSPDVCPTWVSVPAVITMYDSDGGILRQRDGRDSVCDNQSVTLLEERISDDESAVTELQYDAWGSYNRIVYPEGEGGVRYAVEYIYDTNVGHANIAEVTEYDFDSQDEVDVFLDYEADTDPDPLRTGMTSFATFDWSSGKVASRTDANDNTTSYTYDDLSRLASISNPLQAGAVTFEYHPSAPGYGYAIARHADAFNDDPIETVQFADGIGRITQQKRDARAVNAQGVPLEGRVVSGAVVYDLFGHEAEVYRPTFDTVAQTVYETATSPAPTKTTHEFNLLDQETKQTEPGARVTATTYGFGDAELGGDGVAVQQAASTDPRGRVTTTFTDIRGNELRMDDQPLDPATPNPLDLLPPKTATYEYNPLGELLQVVDVAGNATTHTYDGVGNKLTTDTPDGGLVETWFDTEGKVIKEVSPTLREEDVETTYHYELQNLVKVDYPEDTPDVTYTYGEAGAAGNGAGRIVQIDDAARVVTLEYDALGNTTNQLSEIKLHNWQPGDEKFQWTTEWVYDGLSRISTMTYPDGEVLTYDYDAGGLTKSVVGDEPGLVQVPQLDADGNPMFDADGNPLYTDEPTTWHYDYVTDRRYDEFLTPAAIDYGNGATTSWTYEPLTRWLSNVRTVSADRPLKGNPVAYREVQDQSYGYDVVGNPKTYSNNVPPTVTNLFGSPVSMTYTYDAYDRLTFTSGSAAVWKNTRSFTFDLDFDDAGNVERKMQVDKLGSKVQADTSYSFTRTFDADGPHQVSTQGQDTFHYDADGELVQIVNGTGKKAKITREITWNWAGKMELVDEYGETTEYAYDDAGRRVIERGPNGETAFINPWVTVRNGNELTKQIWIDDELIAQQRDPGDDPYTPEGQRYFLHKDLQGSTNVVTDAGGQAFQHQEYFPTGEVWIDEHSTVYRTAYQYAGAYTDERRSLIDFGERWYDARRELFLTVDPALSEPFSIIEAPELQASYAYAGSNAIRYTDPSGALFTIAKANDIVRAAWDKSDAAGTMSGFGALGPIGSWIDAGTANHLPTSFATLGAGMDRAAAKKWQDTAEMFDPNPLIDIDLGEGTVKFGAPYGKRAKFGGTDAAAAAKPAGTATGNATSGGTPSVNSSQSSSAAGTSSGAGGIAKASGTPKPLPATPTKAKQTAPTKKALPTPPTKNGTQPSAPNSTGS from the coding sequence ATGTCTGCAGGACGCACCGCGGTGAAGACGGTGGCGGTCGTCGCCGCACTGGCTCTGGTCGCGACGGGAGCGATCGCCGCGACCGGTGGATTCGGCGGGGGTGCAGAACCCGGTGAACCGCTCGCACGCGAGTCGATGCTCACACCAGACGAACTCGGCGACGGCACCTTCGACGGGCTGCAGTACGCCGATCCATCCGACGGCCTCGCGCTCATCGACGCGCCCGAGGCATCCAGCGACGGCAGCGCCCGACTGTCGTACCCGATCCTCGTGCCGCAGGGCCGCGGCATGACCCCGGAGCTCTCGCTCGACTACACCTCCGCCACCGACTCGAGCTGGGCAGGCGTCGGCTGGGACCTCGGCATCGGCACCGTCGAGGTCGACACGAGTTTCGGCGTGCCCTACTTCGACCCGGCCAAGGAATCGGAGTCGTATTCGCTCGACGGCACGATGCTCGTGCCGAACGCGCTCGGCGAGACGTGGGAGAACCGCATCGCCGACCGCCAGGACTTCACCCGACAGGTCGAGACCGAGTACGAGCAGATCATCCGACACGGCGACGGACCGAAGAACTACTGGTGGGAGGTCCGCGACAAGATGGGCGGCATCCGCTGGTACGGCGCCGTGCCCGACGCAGGTGGCCCCATGGGCGGCCCGCTCGGCGTCACCGACGGCTCCGTGGACCCGGGCCCCAACGCCGGCGCACTCGACCCCGACTCCGTCGTCGTCGACGACGACGGCAACATCGTCAAGTGGCTGCTCTCCGCGCAGCGCGACGTCGGCGTCAACATGTTCCGCTACGACTACGACCTGCTGACCTATCGCTTCGACGAGACCGACGGCGTCTGGGTGGCGGATGCCGCGTGCGTCGACGACGTCGACACCCTCTGCGCACGCCACACCTACCTGCGCAGCATCTTCTACACCGAGGCCGCCGAGGCGTCCGACGAGAACCACCCGGTCGAGGGCTACCACGAGGAGCCGCCGTACGAGATCCGCTTCGTCCGGATGACCGAGCGCACGAACCCGTCGACGAACCTGCCGTACGGGCTGCGCATGGACACCACGCTGGACGCGACGGGGCGCTACCTCGACCTGCTCGCGGAACAGCTCGCGAGCGTCGAGGTCTGGCACGGCGACCTCGAGGTCGACGGCGGGCGCGTCTACGACAAGCTCGCCACCCGCTACGACCTCGGCTACGCGACCGGACCGTTCGGCAAGACCCTGCTGTCGACCGTGACCCAGGGCGCCGGCACCGCCGCCGCGGTCACCCACACCTTCGAGTACTTCAACGAGGTGCAGGATGGCCCGGATTCGTACGCGGGCTTCGCGACCGACCCGACGTGGGACACGGGCGACACGGGCGATGCCGACGACATCGGCGACCGCGCCTTCCTCGATGAGAACATCTCGGGCGGCGCACTCGGCGGCGCCGAGTCGAACTCCGCCGAGGGGCACGTCTACATCGGCTTCAACCCCGCAGTGCCGCAGAAGGTCGGTTCGTTCGGCGCCTCGATCCAGATCGGCGGCGGCCAGACCGACGGCATCGAGGAGCTCATCGACCTCAACGGCGACGGCCTCCCCGACAAGGTCTGGAAGCAGGACGGCCAGGCGACCGCGAGTTCGGTCTGGTACCGGCTGAACCTCGGCGGACCCGATGGCGAGCAGAAGTTCGGCGAGCCGATCGCGCTGACCACCCTCAGCGGCAAGGGACTCTCGCGCGACCACGAGTTCCAGCTCCAGGTGTCCCTCGAGGCCCACATCATCGTGACCGCGTCGTTCGGCGTCGGCGGAGCCGTCGCGTGGGGCGACGTGTACTTCACCGACGCGAACGCCGACGGGCTGCCCGACCTCGTGCACGAGGGCGCGGTGTACTTCAACCGGCTGACGAGCGGTGTCCCCACCTTCCTCGCCGGCAGCACCGGCACTCCCGTGCCGTTGGCCGACGGCGGCATGGCACCCGAGGTGAACAGCACCGAACTCGACCTGCTGCAGCAGCGCCTGCAGGAGGCATCCCCGCCCATCGACACCGTACGCCGCTGGATCGCACCGTTCGACGGCACGGTCTCGGTCGAGGGCGCCGCCGTACTCGACCCCGCCGAGAGCGCGGAGACCGACGACGGTGTGCGCGTGGCCATCCAGCTCAACGAGGAGCAGGAGTTCGCCGAGACCCTCGCCGCGGCTGGTGACCAGGCGTTCGACACGCCGACCTCGCTCGACGTGCAGCGCGGCGACCGCATCTACTTCCGCGTCGGTTCGCTCGACAACGGCGCCCACGACGAGGTCGCCTGGTCACCGCAGGTCGTCTACACGGCGATCGATGGCGCCGCCGTCGTCGACGAGGGCTCGGTCGACCCGGTACCCGATGACACGACCGAGATCCCGCTCGATGTGAACGGACTCTCGCAGACCTCGTACGACGCCGCCGCCGACTTCACCCTGGCGGGCCGGCCGAACACGCGCGTCGTCATGCCCTACGACGGCACCGTGCGGTTCACCACGACCGTGGTGAAGTCGAAGGCGACGAGCGACGACCTGCGCCTCGTGCTCGACCGCACCGATGCCGACCCGCTTGACGTGATCGAGGTCGACATCCCCGACGCCGCCGGAACCCCCGAGGGCGGCGGCGCGGCCGTGCCCATCGTCGACGGCGTCATTCCCGAGGACTTCGTCGGCACCATCGAGTTCCAGGCGGATGTCTCGGTGTCCGGCCCGGTCGCGGCCGACCCCGATGTCGCCGGCGACGAGCCCGAGACCGACAGCCTGCACACGCACCTCGCGGTCGACTCCACCATCGACCTGACCGCCATCTCGTGGAATCCGGCGATCCACTACACCGCCGCGACCGACGAGAACGGCGACCCGATCGAGGTGCAGAAGACGATCGAGGGTGTGCTGACCGACACGAAGCGCGTCGAGCTCGCCCCCGAGATCGAGCAGTATCCGAACCGGTCGACCGCGCAGGTCAGCGCGCCCTGGGCGGCCGACGAGACCGCAGGCTACGACGAGCTCCGCATCGAGCACGCCGTGCTCACCCCGATCGTCGACGAACTGCCGAGCCGTGACGTCGTGCTGACGATCAAGACCCGCGACGGGCTCGAGTGGAAGAGGTCGGTGGCGCTCGCGGCGTCGGCCGAGGAGACGGTCGTCGACCTCACCGACCCGTTCGGCGACGACGAGACGATCGGGCTCGACGACGGCGAGGAGTACTGGTTCGAGCTGAGCGCGCGCGAACCCGCGCTCTCCGATGCACTCTCGCAGGAGGCGATCACGGTCACGCTCGGCGAGGACACGGCGTCCCCCGACGTCGTGACGCCCCCGGTCGCGCTCACCTGGACCGGCCGGCAGGGCATCTTCCCGCTCGCATACCGGGGCTGGGGCATCGCCGGCTACACGGCGAGTGGAGCCCTGGCGACCACGCCCGTCGACGAGGACGCCTTCGTCATCGACGAGGACGCGCAACAGGCCACCGAGCCGGCCGACGGCTTCGACGACCTGTGCACCGGCTCGATCACCGAGTGCGAGGCCGAGCCCGACATCGACCCCTCGTACGCATACCTGCCGCTGCTCAACCCCGACTCGCTCGGCACCGAGGCCGACCCGATCGACGCCCCGCAGTGGCGCGGAACGCGCGACAACCTCGCCGCGTCCGCCGACCGGATGCGCTCGTCACGGCTCGCCTCCGACACCGTCACGCTCGGCCTCGACGAAGGCGGGGCCGCCGACGGCGTCACCCGCATCTCGGTCACCGGCCCCTCGCTCTCACTCGCCTTCGGCTTCGGTCCGCTCGGCGGGTCGGTCGGCGTCGGCCCGAGCTGGAGCCTCGTCGACTACGAGGACCTGAACGGCGACGGCTACCCCGACGTCATCACGCCCGAGCAGGTGCAGTACACCAGCCAGCGCGGCATCCTCTACAAGTCCGTCGACGGGCCGAGCGAGCGACGCGACCTCGTCAACCAGGACCTCACCATCAACGCCTCGGGCGGCCTCGACGCCGGCCTCGTCGACATCGCGGCCAACAACAAGGGCAAGACCAACACGACGCAGGGCAACGCCGCCTCGAAGGGCGGCAAGGCGGCCGACAGCGACCCGGGACTCGGCGCGGGCTTCGGCCTGAGCATCGGCGGCGGCCTCGACCTCGGGTTCACGAACCCCAACGAGTCGGGCCCCTCGGGAGGGCCGCTCTCGGCGGACTACGGCCCGCCCGCCGAGGCATCCGAGATCCCGAAGGGCGACGGAACCGCGCCGATGTCGCAGGAGCTCGCCGACGTCAACGGCGACGGGTTGCCCGACGTGGTCTACACGAACCCGAGCGGCGTGTTCGTGCGCTACAACCTCGGCTACGACTTCGCCGATGCGGCGCTCCCGCTCGCGACCGGCGGGTTCAACACGCAGGAGTCGATCGGCGGCCACGCCTCGGCCGGCTTCGCGACGCCGTGGGGCGAGTTCTCGGGCGGGCTCTCGTTCAACTGGAACTACGACATGGCTCGGTTCGCCTGGATCGACGTGAACGGCGACGGCATTCCCGACCGACTGCACAAGGCCTCGGCCGGCGGGCAGCCGACGGTCGAGTTCGGCACCGGCTCGGGCCTCGCCCCTGCCGTCGACTTCGGCGACTTCGCGCGGGCGTCGGGGGTCGGCGTCGCCGATCTGGGCGCCTCGCCGCAGGTCACCTACGACCGCTCGCAGGGCATCGGCGGCGGCGTCGACTTCACGGTCTACGCGGGCCCCCTGTGCGTCGTGGCGTGCTACCTGGTCGTCAACCCGGGCGCGTCGTACCAGAACTCGGTGAGCTTCTCGGAGGTCACGCTCGAGGACATCGACGGCGACGGATTCGTCGACTCGCTCGCCTCGACCGACGACCACGAGGTGAGCGTGCAGCGCAACACGACGGGCCGCACCAACCTGCTCTCCGCGGTCGTGAACCCGCTCGGCGGCACCGTCAGCCTCGACTACGAGCGCTACGGCAACACGGTCGACCACCCCGACTCCACCTGGGCGCTCAGCCGCGTCGAGGTCGACGACGGGCGCACGGGCGACGGCGTGGATGTCTCGGTGTCGGCCTTCGACTACGAGAACCCGCGGTTCGACCGGCTGTTCCGCCAGAGCCTCGGCTTCTCGAAGGTCACCGAGCGGGAGCTCGACCCGAGCGACGTCGCCCAGCGGATCACCGAGACCGAGTACCTCAACGACAACGTGTTCGTCGCGGGCCTGCAGACCTCGATGACCGTGCGCGACGGCAGGAACGACACGAAGCTCCGCGCGGCGACCCTCGACTGGGGCATCCGCGACGTGCAGGGCGTGCCCGGCGGCTTCGACCCGCTCGCCGAGGCCGATCTCGTCGACGTCGCGACGGCGATCCCCGCGTTGAGCGGCACCGAGTCCCTCACCTGGTCGTTCGCCCCGCTCGTCACCGACAGCGAGGAACGGTACTTCGCGGCCGACGGCACGACCGTCGGCAATGAGACGAGCGTGAGCTTCGTCTACGACGGCCTCGGCAACGTGCTCGAGCAGCTCGACGAGGGCGAACTCGAGACCGACGCCGACGACGTGCTCACCGTCACCGACTACTCCGACTGCCAGATCTCGGCCTCCGAGGTCGAGCTCGACGGCAACGGCGACTACGACTCGGGGGTCGGATGCTTCGGCGAGACCCCGTTCTACCCGATGCCGACCGACGAGCAGGCGTCGCCGATCTTCTCGCCCGACGTCTGCCCGACGTGGGTGAGCGTGCCGGCCGTCATCACGATGTACGACTCCGACGGCGGCATCCTCCGGCAGCGCGACGGGCGCGACTCGGTCTGCGACAACCAGTCGGTGACACTCCTCGAGGAGCGCATCAGCGACGACGAGTCCGCCGTGACCGAGTTGCAGTACGACGCGTGGGGCAGCTACAACCGCATCGTCTACCCCGAGGGAGAGGGCGGCGTGCGCTACGCGGTCGAGTACATCTACGACACGAACGTGGGCCATGCGAACATCGCCGAGGTCACCGAGTACGACTTCGACAGCCAGGACGAGGTCGACGTGTTCCTCGACTACGAGGCGGACACCGACCCTGATCCGCTCCGCACCGGCATGACCTCGTTCGCGACCTTCGACTGGAGCTCGGGCAAGGTGGCGAGTCGCACCGATGCGAACGACAACACGACGTCGTACACCTACGACGACCTGTCGCGTCTCGCCTCGATCAGCAACCCGCTGCAGGCCGGCGCCGTGACGTTCGAGTACCACCCGAGCGCCCCGGGCTACGGCTATGCGATCGCCCGGCACGCCGATGCGTTCAACGACGACCCGATCGAGACCGTGCAGTTCGCCGACGGCATCGGCCGCATCACCCAGCAGAAGCGCGACGCGCGCGCCGTGAACGCCCAGGGGGTCCCTCTCGAGGGCCGGGTCGTCAGCGGCGCCGTCGTGTACGACCTGTTCGGCCATGAGGCGGAGGTCTACCGGCCGACGTTCGACACGGTCGCTCAGACCGTGTACGAGACGGCGACGTCGCCCGCCCCGACGAAGACGACGCACGAGTTCAATCTCCTCGACCAGGAGACGAAGCAGACCGAGCCCGGCGCGCGCGTGACGGCGACGACGTACGGATTCGGCGACGCCGAGCTCGGCGGCGATGGAGTCGCCGTGCAGCAGGCCGCGAGCACCGACCCCCGCGGCCGGGTGACGACGACCTTCACCGACATCCGCGGCAACGAACTGCGGATGGACGACCAGCCGCTCGACCCGGCCACGCCGAATCCGCTCGACCTGCTGCCGCCCAAGACGGCGACCTACGAGTACAACCCGCTCGGGGAGCTGCTGCAGGTCGTCGACGTGGCCGGCAACGCGACCACCCACACCTACGACGGAGTCGGCAACAAGCTGACGACCGACACCCCCGACGGCGGCCTGGTCGAGACCTGGTTCGACACCGAGGGCAAGGTCATCAAGGAGGTCTCGCCGACCCTGCGGGAGGAGGACGTCGAGACGACCTACCACTACGAGCTGCAGAACCTCGTGAAGGTCGACTACCCCGAGGACACGCCCGACGTGACGTACACGTACGGCGAGGCCGGAGCCGCCGGCAACGGCGCGGGCAGGATCGTGCAGATCGACGACGCCGCCCGCGTGGTGACGCTCGAGTACGACGCGCTCGGCAACACGACCAACCAGCTCAGCGAGATCAAGCTGCACAACTGGCAGCCGGGCGACGAGAAGTTCCAGTGGACGACCGAATGGGTCTACGACGGGCTCAGCCGAATCTCGACGATGACCTATCCCGACGGCGAGGTGCTGACCTACGACTACGACGCCGGCGGTCTGACGAAGTCGGTCGTGGGCGACGAGCCCGGTCTCGTGCAGGTGCCCCAGCTCGACGCCGACGGCAACCCGATGTTCGACGCCGACGGCAACCCGCTCTACACCGACGAACCGACCACCTGGCACTACGACTACGTGACCGACCGTCGCTACGACGAGTTCCTCACGCCCGCGGCGATCGACTACGGCAACGGCGCGACCACGTCGTGGACGTACGAGCCGCTCACCCGCTGGCTCAGCAACGTGCGCACCGTCTCGGCGGATCGCCCGTTGAAGGGCAACCCCGTCGCGTACCGAGAGGTGCAGGACCAGTCATACGGTTACGACGTGGTCGGCAATCCGAAGACGTACTCGAACAACGTGCCGCCGACGGTGACGAACCTGTTCGGCAGCCCGGTCTCGATGACGTACACCTACGACGCATACGACCGGCTCACCTTCACCTCCGGCTCCGCTGCGGTGTGGAAGAACACGCGCAGCTTCACGTTCGATCTCGATTTCGACGACGCAGGCAACGTCGAGCGGAAGATGCAGGTCGACAAGCTCGGCAGCAAGGTGCAGGCCGACACCTCGTACTCGTTCACCCGCACCTTCGACGCCGACGGTCCGCACCAGGTCAGCACCCAGGGGCAGGACACCTTCCATTACGACGCCGACGGCGAGCTCGTCCAGATCGTCAACGGCACCGGCAAGAAGGCGAAGATCACCCGCGAGATCACCTGGAACTGGGCCGGCAAGATGGAACTCGTCGACGAATACGGCGAGACGACGGAGTACGCGTACGACGATGCCGGCCGGCGGGTCATCGAACGCGGCCCGAACGGCGAGACCGCGTTCATCAACCCGTGGGTCACCGTGCGCAACGGCAACGAGCTCACGAAGCAGATCTGGATCGACGACGAACTGATCGCGCAGCAGCGCGACCCCGGCGATGATCCGTACACACCCGAGGGGCAGCGGTACTTCCTCCACAAGGACCTGCAGGGCAGCACCAACGTCGTCACCGATGCGGGCGGCCAGGCGTTCCAGCACCAGGAGTACTTCCCGACCGGCGAGGTGTGGATCGACGAGCACTCCACGGTGTACCGCACCGCGTACCAGTACGCCGGCGCCTACACCGACGAGCGGCGGAGCCTGATCGACTTCGGCGAGCGCTGGTACGACGCCAGGCGTGAGTTGTTCCTGACGGTGGATCCCGCGTTGAGCGAGCCCTTCAGCATCATCGAGGCTCCCGAACTGCAGGCCTCCTATGCCTACGCGGGCTCGAACGCGATCAGGTACACCGACCCGAGTGGTGCGCTCTTCACCATCGCGAAGGCCAACGACATCGTTCGGGCGGCCTGGGACAAGAGCGACGCCGCCGGCACGATGTCGGGCTTCGGCGCCCTCGGACCGATCGGCTCCTGGATCGACGCCGGCACGGCGAACCACCTGCCGACGTCGTTCGCCACGCTCGGAGCCGGCATGGATCGGGCCGCCGCGAAGAAGTGGCAGGACACCGCCGAGATGTTCGACCCGAACCCGCTGATCGACATCGATCTGGGTGAGGGCACCGTGAAGTTCGGTGCGCCCTACGGCAAGCGGGCGAAGTTCGGCGGCACGGATGCCGCGGCAGCCGCGAAACCGGCCGGCACCGCCACCGGCAACGCGACGTCGGGCGGCACACCGTCGGTCAACAGCAGCCAGAGTTCGAGCGCGGCGGGCACCTCGAGCGGCGCCGGTGGCATCGCGAAGGCGTCGGGCACGCCCAAGCCGCTGCCGGCGACGCCCACGAAGGCGAAGCAGACGGCACCGACGAAGAAGGCGCTGCCGACACCGCCGACGAAGAACGGCACGCAGCCATCCGCACCGAACTCGACGGGCAGCTGA